In Pyramidobacter piscolens W5455, the following proteins share a genomic window:
- the tadA gene encoding tRNA adenosine(34) deaminase TadA produces the protein MLTSDQEYMNLALELGLQAAREGDIPVGALVVDPCGEIIGRGRNRRRIEHDPTAHAEVVALREAARNLGVWNLNGCSLYVTLEPCPMCAGALVQARVSRLVYGCTDPKAGACGTLYDLTRDTRLFHRLQVVPGVMEQECRALLQDFFRECREKNRSFGRLLDGRNN, from the coding sequence ATGCTCACAAGCGATCAAGAGTACATGAACCTTGCCCTCGAACTGGGGCTCCAGGCGGCGCGCGAAGGCGACATCCCCGTGGGCGCGCTCGTGGTCGATCCTTGCGGAGAGATCATCGGCAGGGGACGCAATCGGCGCCGGATTGAACATGACCCCACCGCGCACGCCGAAGTGGTCGCCTTGCGTGAGGCCGCCCGAAATCTGGGCGTTTGGAACCTGAACGGCTGTTCCCTCTACGTGACGCTTGAACCCTGCCCCATGTGCGCCGGGGCGCTCGTTCAAGCGCGCGTTTCGCGCCTCGTCTATGGCTGTACCGATCCGAAAGCCGGCGCCTGCGGCACCCTCTACGATTTAACGCGCGACACGCGTCTTTTTCATCGTCTGCAGGTCGTCCCCGGCGTAATGGAACAGGAATGCCGCGCGCTCCTTCAGGATTTTTTTCGGGAATGCCGGGAGAAAAATCGCTCGTTCGGTCGGCTCCTCGACGGCAGAAACAACTAG
- a CDS encoding PolC-type DNA polymerase III, with translation MNREADIFLPAEKGYVVLDVESQGYARFCPIEISAVRFAPDGQCLDAYSSLVRPRVARVSRYVSDLTGITTDMVRRAPLPREVIGSLRDFIGDSVIVGHAVAENDLPIIDHFCQELYHARLENLYVDTFYWAQALFPALGTGHYNLKALAEHFVIDAQTFHRAEADCRTTARLYQILHDAAQRLPDAERIQVLHDFAHKNDPKKPPRKSTKGTAKKTSSRVVDYNSLPVFEAGDEKAAIIHLWHARKQICVEVRFAGSVPEAVDKFMDRHRECLWQAYLSNLRVADNISLPVLAQLWKILRAQGCRLYRRADVRFEGLEGREAKKESAAKSRSCRRKRKTEPSAAACAGSD, from the coding sequence ATGAACAGAGAAGCGGATATTTTTCTTCCGGCGGAGAAAGGTTACGTGGTGCTCGACGTCGAATCCCAGGGCTACGCCCGTTTTTGTCCGATCGAAATTTCCGCGGTCCGCTTCGCTCCTGACGGACAGTGCCTTGACGCGTACAGCTCTCTTGTGCGCCCGCGGGTGGCGAGGGTGTCTCGTTACGTCTCCGATCTGACCGGCATTACCACCGACATGGTGCGCCGTGCGCCGCTTCCCCGTGAAGTGATCGGTTCGCTTCGCGATTTCATCGGCGACAGCGTGATCGTCGGGCATGCGGTGGCGGAAAACGATCTTCCCATTATCGACCACTTTTGTCAGGAGCTTTATCACGCCCGGCTTGAAAACTTGTACGTAGATACTTTCTACTGGGCTCAAGCGCTCTTTCCGGCGCTGGGGACCGGACATTACAATTTGAAGGCGCTGGCGGAGCATTTTGTGATCGACGCGCAGACTTTTCATCGGGCCGAGGCCGACTGCCGCACGACCGCCCGGCTGTACCAGATCCTTCACGACGCGGCGCAGAGATTGCCCGACGCCGAAAGGATACAGGTGCTGCACGATTTCGCCCATAAGAACGATCCCAAGAAGCCGCCCCGGAAGAGCACAAAGGGGACGGCGAAAAAGACGTCCAGTCGCGTTGTCGATTACAACAGCCTTCCGGTTTTCGAGGCGGGCGACGAAAAAGCCGCGATAATCCACCTGTGGCACGCAAGGAAGCAAATCTGCGTCGAAGTGCGTTTCGCAGGCAGCGTTCCCGAGGCGGTCGACAAGTTTATGGACCGCCATCGCGAGTGCCTTTGGCAAGCGTATTTGTCGAATCTGCGCGTCGCCGACAACATTTCGCTGCCTGTGCTGGCGCAGCTGTGGAAGATCCTGCGCGCGCAGGGGTGCCGCCTGTACCGGAGGGCGGACGTCAGGTTCGAAGGGCTGGAAGGCCGCGAAGCGAAAAAGGAGAGCGCCGCCAAAAGTCGCTCCTGCCGCAGAAAACGGAAAACGGAGCCATCCGCGGCGGCTTGCGCCGGGTCGGATTGA